A stretch of Microbacterium sp. LWH3-1.2 DNA encodes these proteins:
- a CDS encoding DHA2 family efflux MFS transporter permease subunit: MAAIETTPGTGSIPAAAGTTPRLRPEESRVIWLLLAAAFVAILNETTMGVAIPHLITDLGITALAAQWLTTAFMLTMAVIIPITGFLLRRFTTRAMFVAAMSLFSTGTLIAFLSPGFPMLLVARVVQASGTAIMMPLLMTTLMTVVPAAIRGRMMGRVSIVISLAPAIGPTLAGAILNNFEWRWIFGIVLPIAIVALVVGARWIHNLGETTRAPIDVLSVILSALGFGGLVFGLSQLGAGGHGGGAEAAAAAAASTTTLIVSLAVGVVALGLFGWRQVVLQRKDDALLDLRVFRSANFSLSIAQMAIMSMAFFGAITVVPLYLQDVVGVDPLTTGLVVLPGALAMGLAGPFIGRIYDRWGTKVLLVPGAVVTSGMLWFYTTFGTETPVWLIAVAQTVLSIGLALSFTPLFTASLGSLEPRFYSYGSAVVGTAQQVAGAAGIALMFGVMAAASSSAASSGADAVAAGAAGTHAAFLTAAFLSLPLLVGAFLIRKPADAPMGAPAGH, from the coding sequence ATGGCCGCCATCGAAACGACACCCGGAACCGGCAGCATCCCCGCTGCTGCGGGTACGACGCCCAGGCTCCGCCCTGAAGAGAGCCGCGTCATCTGGCTGCTGCTCGCCGCCGCGTTCGTCGCCATCCTCAACGAGACGACGATGGGCGTCGCGATCCCGCACCTCATCACCGACCTCGGCATCACCGCGCTCGCCGCGCAGTGGCTGACGACCGCGTTCATGCTGACGATGGCCGTGATCATCCCGATCACGGGCTTCCTGCTGCGCCGCTTCACGACACGCGCGATGTTCGTCGCCGCGATGAGCCTCTTCTCGACAGGAACCCTCATCGCGTTCCTGTCGCCGGGATTCCCGATGCTGCTCGTCGCACGCGTCGTGCAGGCGTCCGGCACCGCGATCATGATGCCGCTGCTCATGACGACGCTCATGACCGTCGTGCCCGCCGCGATCCGGGGCCGCATGATGGGCCGCGTCAGCATCGTGATCTCGCTCGCCCCCGCGATCGGCCCGACCCTCGCAGGCGCCATCCTCAACAACTTCGAGTGGCGCTGGATCTTCGGCATCGTCCTGCCGATCGCGATCGTGGCGCTCGTGGTCGGCGCGCGCTGGATCCACAATCTCGGCGAGACGACCCGCGCACCGATCGACGTGCTCTCGGTCATCCTGTCGGCCCTCGGCTTCGGTGGCCTGGTCTTCGGTCTGAGCCAGCTCGGCGCTGGCGGGCACGGCGGCGGGGCGGAGGCGGCCGCCGCGGCCGCCGCGTCGACCACGACGCTCATCGTGTCGCTGGCCGTCGGCGTCGTGGCGCTGGGACTGTTCGGATGGCGCCAGGTCGTGCTGCAGCGCAAGGACGACGCGCTGCTCGACCTCCGCGTGTTCCGCAGCGCCAACTTCTCGCTGTCGATCGCGCAGATGGCGATCATGTCGATGGCGTTCTTCGGCGCGATCACCGTGGTCCCGCTCTACCTGCAGGACGTGGTCGGTGTCGACCCGCTCACGACCGGTCTGGTCGTGCTGCCGGGGGCCCTCGCGATGGGGCTCGCCGGACCGTTCATCGGGCGCATCTACGACCGCTGGGGCACGAAGGTGCTGCTCGTTCCAGGCGCCGTCGTCACGAGCGGGATGCTGTGGTTCTACACGACGTTCGGCACCGAGACGCCGGTGTGGCTCATCGCGGTGGCGCAGACCGTCCTCTCGATCGGCCTCGCCCTGTCGTTCACGCCGCTCTTCACGGCGTCGCTCGGCTCTCTCGAGCCGCGGTTCTACTCCTATGGATCGGCGGTCGTGGGCACCGCGCAGCAGGTCGCCGGCGCCGCGGGCATCGCCCTCATGTTCGGCGTCATGGCGGCCGCCTCCTCCAGTGCGGCATCGTCCGGCGCCGACGCGGTCGCGGCCGGCGCGGCGGGCACCCACGCCGCGTTCCTCACAGCCGCGTTCCTGTCGCTTCCTCTGCTGGTCGGCGCCTTCCTCATCCGCAAGCCGGCCGATGCCCCGATGGGTGCACCCGCCGGTCACTGA
- a CDS encoding carboxymuconolactone decarboxylase family protein, protein MIVSTPDPDGATGHVAEMYEGDIRGDGFVFGHTRAMAINPEAHAAFETLVRAIVPSIGLRNYELATLGAARAIGSDHCLLAHGRKTLRAGLLDEDELARLAREGADAGLDETDMAVVAYAEKLSTDAAAMTDADTHRLRDLGFTDRQIVDITLAAAVRNYFSRALLALAVPVDDVPGLSPDLVAALLAPAQAARGDVSDG, encoded by the coding sequence ATGATCGTGAGCACTCCGGACCCCGACGGGGCGACCGGCCACGTCGCCGAGATGTACGAAGGTGACATTCGCGGAGACGGCTTCGTCTTCGGACACACGCGCGCGATGGCGATCAACCCCGAGGCTCACGCGGCCTTCGAGACGTTGGTCCGGGCGATCGTGCCGTCGATCGGGCTCCGTAACTACGAGCTGGCGACGCTCGGTGCCGCGCGCGCGATCGGGTCGGATCACTGCCTCCTCGCGCACGGCCGCAAGACTCTTCGGGCGGGCCTGCTCGATGAGGACGAGCTCGCCCGGCTCGCGCGGGAGGGCGCAGACGCCGGCCTCGATGAGACGGACATGGCCGTGGTCGCGTACGCCGAGAAGCTCTCGACGGATGCTGCCGCCATGACCGATGCCGACACGCATCGTCTGCGCGATCTCGGCTTCACCGATCGGCAGATCGTCGACATCACGCTCGCCGCCGCGGTGCGAAACTACTTCAGCCGCGCGCTGCTCGCCCTGGCGGTGCCGGTCGACGACGTGCCCGGCCTCAGTCCCGATCTGGTCGCAGCTCTGCTCGCGCCGGCTCAGGCCGCGCGCGGCGACGTCAGTGATGGATGA
- a CDS encoding DNA-formamidopyrimidine glycosylase family protein — protein sequence MPESPEVEALARFLAEEASGREIRGVDVLEFRTVKTRAAPPTSIIGRTVTDARRHGKHVELMLDGASLVVSLGRHGWMRWRDTEPLTPAADAPPALATFELSGESGLDVTDAGSWVSLGLFVVSDADEVPAIAKLGPDPADPAFTRDRFDAALGGRHKQIKAILQEQESLAGIGNAYSDEILHIAKVSPVTRAAVLDEDAADRLFDATLSTVRGAIDARLGVPIHQLKAQKVAAMRVHGRTGEACPVCGDTIRDLTFSGTSAQYCPTCQNGGVPL from the coding sequence ATGCCTGAGTCGCCGGAGGTCGAGGCTCTCGCGCGGTTCCTCGCTGAGGAGGCATCCGGTCGCGAGATCCGTGGAGTCGACGTGCTCGAGTTCCGCACCGTCAAGACGCGTGCGGCACCTCCGACGAGCATCATCGGGCGCACCGTCACCGACGCGCGTCGCCATGGCAAACACGTGGAGCTCATGCTCGACGGGGCGAGCCTCGTCGTGTCGCTCGGCCGTCACGGATGGATGCGATGGCGGGATACCGAGCCCCTCACGCCTGCCGCCGACGCGCCACCGGCGCTTGCGACGTTCGAGCTGTCTGGCGAGAGTGGCCTGGACGTGACGGATGCCGGCAGCTGGGTGTCGCTCGGGCTGTTCGTGGTCAGCGACGCGGACGAGGTGCCCGCGATCGCGAAGCTCGGGCCGGATCCGGCGGATCCTGCCTTCACGCGCGACCGGTTCGATGCCGCACTGGGCGGACGACACAAGCAGATCAAGGCGATCCTGCAGGAGCAGGAATCCCTCGCCGGGATCGGCAACGCCTATTCCGACGAGATCCTGCACATCGCTAAGGTGTCGCCGGTGACCCGTGCGGCCGTGCTCGACGAGGACGCCGCCGACCGGCTGTTCGATGCGACGCTGTCGACGGTACGCGGGGCGATCGATGCCCGGCTCGGCGTGCCGATCCACCAGCTCAAGGCGCAGAAGGTCGCGGCGATGCGCGTGCACGGACGCACGGGCGAGGCGTGTCCGGTGTGCGGTGACACGATCCGCGACCTGACGTTCTCGGGAACGTCCGCGCAGTACTGCCCGACCTGTCAGAACGGGGGAGTGCCCCTTTGA
- a CDS encoding TIGR03885 family FMN-dependent LLM class oxidoreductase, with the protein MVFLGYHASHEQLPPSRLLAAVQEAERSGFDGAMCSDHFAPWGLAQGESAHAWSWLGAAMATTDFPMGVVTAPGQRYHPAISTQAMATLGEMFPGRFWCALGSGEALNEHVTGDAWPPKPLREERLLEVVDIIRRLHAGERVDHDGLVRVHDARLWSRPDDPPRLRAAAASVPTAAWAASWADGLITVGHDADEIRAIITAYRDAGGDGPCAVQVHVSLAESHGEARRAAADQWRQVTVPAELMWDLMQPEDFDRLADPAHVDALEHGVLISADEEEAAERLAAVVAAGADELYLHGIGKDQADFLARARGGLLDAVRRRA; encoded by the coding sequence ATGGTGTTCCTCGGTTACCACGCCTCACACGAACAGCTCCCGCCCTCCCGCCTGCTGGCGGCCGTCCAGGAAGCCGAGCGTTCCGGCTTCGACGGCGCGATGTGTTCTGACCATTTCGCACCATGGGGACTGGCGCAAGGTGAATCGGCGCACGCCTGGAGCTGGCTCGGCGCGGCGATGGCCACCACCGACTTCCCGATGGGAGTGGTCACGGCTCCCGGCCAGCGGTACCACCCGGCGATCTCGACGCAGGCCATGGCTACTCTCGGGGAGATGTTCCCTGGACGGTTCTGGTGCGCGCTCGGAAGCGGCGAGGCGCTCAACGAGCACGTGACGGGCGACGCCTGGCCGCCGAAGCCGCTGCGCGAGGAGCGCCTCTTGGAGGTCGTCGACATCATCCGTCGGCTGCACGCGGGAGAGCGCGTCGACCACGACGGGCTTGTGAGAGTGCACGACGCCCGGCTCTGGTCGCGTCCCGACGACCCGCCGCGGCTGCGGGCCGCCGCGGCGTCCGTGCCTACGGCCGCCTGGGCCGCCTCGTGGGCCGACGGCCTGATCACGGTGGGGCATGACGCCGACGAGATCCGCGCGATCATCACCGCGTACCGGGATGCCGGCGGCGACGGCCCGTGCGCGGTGCAGGTGCACGTGAGCCTTGCCGAGTCGCACGGTGAGGCTCGGCGAGCCGCGGCCGACCAGTGGCGTCAGGTGACCGTGCCCGCAGAACTCATGTGGGATCTCATGCAGCCCGAGGACTTCGACCGGCTCGCCGATCCCGCACACGTCGACGCCCTCGAGCACGGCGTGCTCATCTCCGCCGACGAGGAGGAGGCGGCCGAGCGTCTCGCAGCCGTCGTGGCGGCCGGTGCCGACGAGCTGTACCTGCACGGGATCGGGAAGGACCAGGCCGACTTCCTCGCCCGCGCGCGCGGAGGGCTGCTCGACGCGGTGAGGCGGCGCGCGTGA
- a CDS encoding EI24 domain-containing protein, which produces MREFIGGIGLLGRGFAHWRRRPGLMALGLVPAAIVGLLFLGGLVALSASLPALTEAMTPFADGWPGVWATVLRVAVGTALLGAALVLVAVSFTALTLLVGDPFYERIWRAVETDAGSPQFAGDYGFWRSVADGLSLIARGLGVALVAALLGLIPVVGGVVSTLFAVVFTGWLIADELSSRALTARGLDRSARKRLLRRRRARVLGFGVATQLCFLVPLGAVATMPAAVAGAALLARSLLDPAPTAAQARA; this is translated from the coding sequence ATGCGGGAGTTCATCGGAGGGATCGGTCTGCTCGGCCGCGGCTTCGCGCACTGGCGACGCCGGCCGGGTCTCATGGCGCTCGGCCTCGTCCCCGCCGCGATCGTCGGCCTGCTGTTCCTCGGCGGGCTCGTCGCGCTGAGCGCCTCGCTCCCCGCCCTCACCGAGGCGATGACGCCGTTCGCCGACGGCTGGCCGGGCGTCTGGGCCACGGTCCTCCGCGTCGCGGTGGGCACGGCACTGCTCGGTGCCGCCCTCGTCCTGGTCGCCGTCTCGTTCACGGCCCTCACGCTGCTGGTGGGCGACCCGTTCTACGAGCGGATCTGGAGGGCAGTCGAGACGGATGCCGGGTCCCCGCAGTTCGCCGGCGACTACGGGTTCTGGCGCTCCGTCGCGGATGGCCTCTCGCTCATCGCACGGGGCCTCGGCGTCGCCCTGGTCGCCGCGCTGCTCGGGTTGATCCCGGTCGTCGGCGGCGTGGTGAGCACCCTCTTCGCGGTGGTCTTCACCGGCTGGCTGATCGCCGACGAGCTGAGCTCCCGCGCGCTGACAGCCCGCGGACTCGACCGCAGCGCGCGCAAACGACTGCTGCGCCGCAGGCGCGCCCGCGTCCTCGGGTTCGGCGTCGCGACGCAGCTCTGCTTCCTGGTGCCGCTCGGCGCGGTCGCGACCATGCCGGCGGCCGTGGCCGGGGCCGCGCTGCTCGCGCGGTCGCTGCTCGATCCCGCCCCCACGGCGGCGCAGGCTCGAGCGTGA
- a CDS encoding aminotransferase class I/II-fold pyridoxal phosphate-dependent enzyme, translating to MAMSTRATAAKAAVDVVASYFSRMQVVASDPEALVFAFGNPHEMALPGLPAAIRAHAEPRSVDWFAYKSSERSAQEVVAAALSGELGLDFAPDDIAMTQGAFGAISLAFALLADAGDEVAIPVPGWFCYAPMLRAADLVPIGVELAPVTFDLDVDAIARAITPRTRIVVVNSPANPTGRVYPPSTWEALAAVLDEASRAQGRRIWLLSDEPYRRIRFDGTAFTSPAGFYPWTVIDYSYGKVLLAPGARLGYLALSPLIPTAEREELRAALFPLGLAIGWGFPDAVMQYSVPELETLSIDMAELTRKRDRMYGALSDAGYELTRPEGTFYLWGKAPGGDARVFCDALEERGVYVMPGSLFDQPHQFRISLTATMTMIDRAIPHLIEVVAERTSAD from the coding sequence ATGGCGATGTCGACACGGGCGACAGCGGCGAAGGCGGCGGTGGATGTCGTCGCCTCCTACTTCTCGCGCATGCAGGTCGTGGCCTCAGACCCAGAGGCACTGGTCTTCGCGTTCGGCAACCCGCACGAGATGGCGCTGCCCGGGTTGCCGGCCGCCATCCGTGCGCACGCGGAGCCGCGATCCGTCGACTGGTTCGCGTACAAGAGCAGCGAGCGATCCGCGCAGGAGGTCGTGGCCGCGGCGCTGTCCGGCGAGCTGGGACTGGACTTCGCGCCCGACGACATCGCGATGACGCAGGGCGCCTTCGGTGCGATTTCGCTCGCGTTCGCGCTGCTGGCCGACGCGGGCGACGAGGTCGCCATCCCCGTCCCCGGCTGGTTCTGCTACGCGCCGATGCTGCGCGCCGCGGACCTCGTCCCCATCGGCGTGGAGCTCGCTCCCGTGACGTTCGACCTCGATGTGGACGCGATTGCGCGCGCGATCACGCCGCGCACCAGGATCGTCGTCGTGAACTCACCGGCGAATCCGACGGGTCGCGTCTATCCGCCGTCGACATGGGAGGCGCTCGCCGCAGTGCTCGACGAGGCGTCGCGCGCCCAGGGACGCCGGATCTGGCTGCTGTCGGACGAGCCGTACCGCCGCATCCGCTTCGACGGCACCGCGTTCACGAGCCCCGCCGGGTTCTATCCGTGGACCGTCATCGACTACAGCTACGGGAAGGTGCTGCTCGCTCCCGGCGCGCGACTGGGATACCTCGCGCTCTCGCCGCTCATCCCGACGGCGGAGCGGGAGGAGCTGCGCGCCGCGCTGTTCCCGCTGGGACTCGCTATCGGCTGGGGGTTCCCCGATGCGGTCATGCAGTACTCGGTGCCCGAGCTCGAGACCCTCTCGATCGACATGGCCGAGCTGACGCGCAAGCGCGACCGCATGTACGGCGCCCTCTCCGACGCCGGGTACGAGCTCACCCGGCCGGAGGGCACGTTCTACCTGTGGGGCAAGGCGCCGGGCGGGGATGCGCGGGTGTTCTGCGACGCCCTCGAGGAGCGCGGCGTATACGTCATGCCCGGGTCGCTGTTCGACCAGCCGCACCAGTTCCGGATCTCGCTGACCGCGACCATGACGATGATCGACCGGGCCATCCCGCATCTCATCGAGGTCGTCGCGGAGCGCACCAGCGCCGACTGA
- a CDS encoding patatin-like phospholipase family protein yields the protein MMDDPELGLVLGGGGAFGAAHVGVLQVLAERGIRPGIATGTSSGALVAAAYAAGLELHTIERAARAFHWSAIARWSLTPRWGLLDTSAIVDAVPRALGEDPPIERLPRRFAAYATDLRTRRGIILDEGPLSAALRATVAVPGLLPPIRRGDALLADGGMTDNVPVAAARALGATRVIVVRLHAKWENVRMMRTVTRTADLVADPSVVLIQPEMEGMAQWRMTDVPRLIEEGRRAAMAALDAASLRRRATGSVASN from the coding sequence ATGATGGACGACCCGGAGCTGGGGCTCGTACTCGGAGGCGGGGGCGCGTTCGGCGCCGCCCACGTCGGTGTGCTGCAGGTGCTGGCCGAGCGAGGCATCCGTCCCGGCATCGCGACCGGGACGAGCTCGGGGGCCCTCGTCGCGGCCGCGTACGCCGCAGGTCTGGAGCTGCACACCATCGAGCGCGCCGCCCGCGCCTTCCACTGGAGCGCCATCGCGCGCTGGTCGCTGACCCCCCGGTGGGGCCTGCTCGACACCTCTGCCATCGTCGATGCCGTCCCGCGCGCCCTCGGCGAGGACCCGCCCATCGAGCGGCTCCCGCGCCGCTTCGCCGCCTACGCCACCGATCTGCGCACCCGCCGCGGGATCATCCTCGACGAGGGACCGCTCAGCGCCGCCCTCCGCGCGACGGTCGCAGTACCGGGACTCCTCCCCCCGATCCGCCGCGGCGATGCGCTGCTCGCGGACGGCGGCATGACCGACAACGTCCCGGTCGCCGCCGCGCGCGCCCTCGGCGCCACGCGCGTGATCGTGGTGCGGCTGCACGCGAAGTGGGAGAACGTCCGCATGATGCGCACCGTCACCCGGACCGCGGATCTCGTGGCCGACCCGTCGGTCGTGCTGATCCAGCCCGAGATGGAGGGCATGGCCCAGTGGCGAATGACCGATGTGCCGCGTCTGATCGAAGAGGGGCGCCGCGCGGCGATGGCGGCATTGGATGCTGCGTCCCTCCGCAGGCGGGCAACCGGCAGCGTCGCGTCGAACTGA
- a CDS encoding DUF1206 domain-containing protein, giving the protein MTTAKNAARAATESPAFRTIARIGYVVLGIVHIVIGFIAISVATGGEGEADQGGAMEAIRSTPLGVFLLWAIAIGLAALAVWQVAAAFLERNPDTKKKWGYRVKDIGTAVAYLAIASTALVYALGGSSDSSQSSQTFSAQLMSTPGGVFLLVLVGLIIFAIGAAFVVRGFTRAFEKHLDLPAGVARKGVVTFGVVGYVAKGIAVAVAGALFVVAAFTHDPETAGGLDAALHTLADVPLGSVVLWVVAAGLIIYGAFCFARARYARL; this is encoded by the coding sequence ATGACCACTGCGAAGAACGCGGCGCGGGCAGCGACGGAGTCGCCCGCATTCCGCACCATCGCCCGCATCGGCTACGTCGTGCTGGGGATCGTGCACATCGTCATCGGCTTCATCGCCATCTCGGTCGCCACCGGCGGCGAAGGAGAAGCCGACCAGGGCGGCGCCATGGAGGCGATCCGCAGCACTCCTCTCGGGGTGTTCCTGCTCTGGGCGATCGCCATCGGGCTCGCGGCGCTCGCCGTGTGGCAGGTGGCCGCGGCGTTCCTGGAGCGCAACCCCGACACCAAGAAGAAGTGGGGCTATCGGGTCAAGGACATCGGCACCGCCGTCGCGTATCTCGCGATCGCGTCCACCGCGCTCGTCTACGCGCTCGGTGGAAGCTCGGACTCCTCGCAGTCGTCGCAGACCTTCAGCGCGCAGCTCATGAGCACCCCCGGCGGCGTCTTCCTCCTGGTGCTGGTCGGTCTGATCATCTTCGCCATCGGTGCGGCCTTCGTCGTCCGGGGGTTCACGCGCGCCTTCGAGAAGCACCTCGACCTCCCCGCCGGCGTCGCACGCAAGGGCGTCGTGACCTTCGGCGTCGTCGGCTACGTCGCAAAGGGCATCGCCGTGGCGGTGGCGGGCGCGCTGTTCGTGGTCGCCGCCTTCACGCACGATCCTGAGACGGCGGGCGGATTGGATGCCGCCCTGCACACCTTGGCCGACGTGCCCCTCGGATCCGTCGTCCTGTGGGTGGTCGCCGCCGGACTGATCATCTACGGGGCCTTCTGCTTCGCGCGCGCCCGCTACGCGCGCTTGTGA
- a CDS encoding phosphatase PAP2 family protein, with product MGENEEPRGSRASRAATPDEPLPHPDPHRATVLVVGVAATVLFVVLRFAVALGGHDPLPVDVWWDDAMLAGLNDVGLMIAWVPSIVGGVVGAPFVGILVIAIFLWRRRRWDAATLAVAIVTVTAIGAPMAAVIARVRPSESLAESAATSFPSGHTAVATTIGVTLGLLLRRWYVWILGAVWVAWMMWSRTYLHAHWASDVLAGLLEGIAVACLVWSAMQAYRIRRAMSSRTSSSAEPDV from the coding sequence GTGGGCGAGAACGAAGAACCCCGGGGCAGTCGGGCGTCGCGCGCTGCGACGCCCGATGAGCCGCTTCCGCACCCCGATCCGCACCGCGCGACCGTCCTGGTGGTCGGCGTGGCGGCCACGGTGCTGTTCGTGGTGCTGCGCTTCGCCGTGGCGCTGGGCGGACACGATCCCCTTCCCGTGGACGTCTGGTGGGACGATGCGATGCTCGCCGGCCTGAACGACGTGGGGCTGATGATCGCCTGGGTGCCCTCCATCGTCGGCGGCGTCGTCGGGGCACCCTTCGTGGGGATCCTCGTCATCGCGATCTTCCTCTGGCGGCGACGACGATGGGATGCCGCGACCCTCGCGGTCGCCATCGTCACCGTGACGGCGATCGGCGCTCCGATGGCCGCGGTCATCGCGAGAGTGCGGCCGTCCGAGTCGCTCGCCGAGAGCGCGGCCACCTCATTCCCGTCCGGTCACACCGCCGTCGCCACGACCATCGGCGTCACGCTGGGACTGCTGCTGCGCCGCTGGTACGTGTGGATACTCGGAGCCGTCTGGGTCGCCTGGATGATGTGGAGTCGCACTTACCTCCACGCTCACTGGGCGAGCGATGTGCTCGCGGGGCTGCTGGAGGGCATCGCGGTGGCCTGCCTGGTGTGGAGTGCCATGCAGGCGTACCGCATCCGAAGGGCGATGTCGTCGCGAACGTCCTCCTCCGCGGAGCCGGACGTTTGA
- a CDS encoding NAD(P)-binding protein encodes MEAIVDVDYVVVGAGAMGMAFVDALTAAADDVSVAIVERRHGAGGHWLDAYGFVRLHQASAFYGVASTLLGAGRLQADGPERGLHERASAAEVSEYYARVLARFVRSGRVAFHGRSEYVGDRRFVSLLSGARFHAPGARVVDARYLSPDIPLLTPPPFAIEDGAHVVAVNELVRIAEAPGHYVIVGAGKTATDTCVWLLQNGVAPDAITWVRPRDPWLLNRAVVQPDPAIFLGMAADTMAAAAAASDADDVFFRMEEAGIMLRFDPAVTPTMAKTPTLATWELDLVRSIDDVIRRGRLHSVGKGRLTFADGDVHVPADSLVVHCAAEGLKYPGLKPIWTPGAITPQPVRVGFPCYGAALTGYVEATRDDDAEKNRVCRPSPYSDTPADWATMQTIGGDASLAMSRETDLRAWSNTTSLNPARVPADRTDDPAVLAAAARFKENIGAGRARLAEFAGIVQPVRRMSP; translated from the coding sequence ATGGAGGCGATCGTCGACGTCGACTACGTGGTCGTCGGGGCAGGGGCGATGGGGATGGCGTTCGTGGACGCACTCACCGCCGCGGCCGACGACGTGTCGGTCGCGATCGTCGAACGCCGCCACGGCGCCGGGGGGCACTGGCTCGACGCGTACGGATTCGTGCGGCTGCACCAGGCGTCCGCCTTCTACGGCGTCGCCTCGACGCTGCTCGGCGCGGGCCGTCTGCAGGCCGACGGCCCGGAGCGCGGCCTCCACGAGCGCGCCAGCGCCGCGGAGGTGTCGGAGTACTACGCGCGCGTTCTCGCCCGGTTCGTCCGCTCGGGCCGCGTCGCGTTTCACGGCCGCAGCGAGTACGTGGGCGACCGTCGGTTCGTGTCGCTCCTGAGCGGCGCCCGGTTCCACGCGCCGGGTGCCCGTGTGGTCGACGCGCGCTACCTGTCGCCCGACATCCCGCTGCTCACTCCCCCGCCGTTCGCGATCGAGGACGGCGCCCACGTCGTAGCGGTGAACGAACTCGTCCGCATCGCCGAGGCCCCCGGTCATTACGTCATCGTGGGCGCGGGCAAGACTGCGACCGACACGTGCGTGTGGCTGCTGCAGAACGGCGTCGCACCGGACGCCATCACCTGGGTGCGACCTCGTGACCCGTGGCTGCTCAACCGTGCCGTCGTGCAGCCCGACCCGGCGATCTTCCTCGGAATGGCCGCCGACACGATGGCCGCGGCTGCGGCTGCATCCGACGCCGATGACGTCTTCTTCCGCATGGAGGAAGCCGGGATCATGCTGCGCTTCGATCCCGCTGTCACCCCGACGATGGCCAAGACACCGACGCTCGCCACGTGGGAACTCGACCTCGTCCGCTCGATCGACGACGTGATCCGGCGCGGCCGCCTCCACTCCGTCGGGAAGGGACGCCTGACCTTCGCCGACGGCGACGTGCACGTGCCCGCCGATTCGCTCGTCGTCCACTGCGCGGCCGAAGGGCTGAAGTACCCGGGTCTCAAGCCGATCTGGACCCCGGGGGCCATCACGCCTCAGCCGGTGCGGGTCGGCTTCCCCTGCTACGGCGCGGCGCTCACGGGCTACGTCGAGGCGACGCGCGACGACGACGCCGAGAAGAACCGCGTGTGCCGCCCATCGCCGTATTCCGACACTCCGGCGGACTGGGCGACGATGCAGACGATCGGCGGTGACGCTTCGCTGGCGATGTCGAGGGAGACCGACCTGCGAGCATGGTCGAACACGACCTCGCTGAACCCGGCGCGTGTCCCGGCGGACCGGACGGACGACCCCGCAGTGCTCGCCGCGGCGGCCCGTTTCAAGGAGAATATCGGCGCGGGGCGCGCGCGCCTGGCGGAGTTCGCCGGGATCGTGCAGCCGGTGCGCCGAATGTCGCCATGA